One Ictalurus furcatus strain D&B chromosome 21, Billie_1.0, whole genome shotgun sequence genomic region harbors:
- the LOC128624905 gene encoding ephrin type-A receptor 8: MTYPSHGWDAINEMDEYFSPIHTYQVCNVMSPNQNNWLRTKWIQRSGAHRVYVEIKFTLRDCNSMPGVLGTCKETFNLHYSETERDVGTSLRENQFSKIDTIAADESFTNVDLGVRRLKLNTEVRSVGPLSKRGFYLAFQDIGACIAVVSVRVYYKKCTGLARNLAVFTDVVTGADSSSLVEVRGQCVDHAEEKDTPKMYCSAEGEWLVPIGRCVCSAGFEEHREACIGKWPGFFFFFYTNAKTFSNCRREH, from the exons ATGACATATCCATCACACGGG TGGGATGCAATTAACGAAATGGACGAATACTTCAGCCCCATTCATACGTACCAGGTGTGCAATGTCATGAGCCCCAACCAGAACAACTGGCTCCGTACCAAATGGATCCAACGCAGCGGTGCTCACCGAGTCTACGTGGAGATCAAGTTCACGCTCCGTGACTGCAACAGCATGCCGGGCGTTCTAGGTACGTGCAAGGAGACCTTCAACCTCCACTACTCTGAGACGGAGCGTGACGTTGGAACCAGCCTCCGAGAGAACCAGTTCTCCAAGATCGACACCATCGCAGCCGACGAGAGCTTTACCAATGTGGACCTGGGAGTGAGGAGGCTTAAGCTGAACACAGAGGTGCGCAGTGTAGGGCCTCTAAGCAAGCGCGGCTTCTACTTGGCCTTTCAGGACATCGGTGCCTGCATCGCCGTCGTCTCGGTGCGAGTCTACTACAAGAAATGCACAGGCCTGGCGAGGAACCTGGCTGTGTTTACGGACGTGGTCACGGGGGCGGATTCCTCGTCCCTGgtagaggtcagaggtcagtgCGTGGACCATGCCGAGGAGAAGGACACTCCCAAGATGTACTGCAGCGCTGAGGGGGAGTGGCTCGTTCCTATTGGACGGTGTGTGTGCAGTGCTGGGTTTGAGGAACACAGAGAGGCTTGTATTGGTAAGTggcctgggttttttttttttttttacacaaatgcaAAGACATTTTCAAACTGCAGACGTGAACATTGA